A genomic region of Sulfobacillus acidophilus DSM 10332 contains the following coding sequences:
- a CDS encoding transcriptional regulator, MarR family (PFAM: MarR family~COGs: COG1846 Transcriptional regulators~InterPro IPR000835~KEGG: mjl:Mjls_1203 transcriptional regulator, TrmB~PFAM: HTH transcriptional regulator, MarR~SMART: HTH transcriptional regulator, MarR~SPTR: Transcriptional regulator, MarR family protein) has product MAGEDVRDHPVDQLFYVVRAFERLFRDPDAGIGLSLAQFHALAILADEEPLPAMNVAHRLQLAGPTASRIIEALERKGFVVKDRDPQDRRLIWLHLTDAGRSARERQQGILEAWFRDLADAIDPAVQEAGIRWLARLADTLQSRE; this is encoded by the coding sequence GTGGCAGGCGAAGACGTTCGGGATCATCCGGTTGATCAGCTCTTTTATGTGGTCCGGGCATTTGAACGCTTATTTCGGGATCCTGATGCGGGAATCGGATTATCGTTGGCCCAATTTCATGCATTGGCCATCTTGGCGGACGAGGAGCCCTTACCGGCCATGAACGTGGCGCATCGGTTACAATTGGCCGGGCCCACAGCCTCTCGCATCATTGAGGCGCTGGAACGTAAGGGGTTTGTCGTGAAAGACCGCGATCCTCAAGATCGCCGCCTGATCTGGCTTCACTTGACGGATGCCGGGCGGTCCGCCCGGGAACGGCAGCAAGGAATTTTGGAAGCCTGGTTCAGGGACCTGGCCGACGCCATCGATCCCGCCGTGCAAGAGGCCGGTATCCGTTGGCTGGCGAGGCTTGCAGACACGCTTCAATCTCGTGAATAA
- a CDS encoding D12 class N6 adenine-specific DNA methyltransferase (PFAM: Putative RNA methylase family UPF0020~InterPro IPR012327~KEGG: bpo:BP951000_0969 adenine-specific DNA methylase~PFAM: D12 class N6 adenine-specific DNA methyltransferase~SPTR: Modification methylase MvaI), which produces MPLSGVFPIEDWDFRTADTKEGTHVIHSYPAMMIPQVARRLIERLRHLHGQASTLLDPFCGAGTVLVEAARQGLEAWGNDLNPLALKIAQARTTPLDGDALAATRAFFDAVLTPLQLATFQGPIPEFQGRDFWFQPKVSYALAFIAHQVETGVPDDAVRNLARMAFSETVRLVSNTRRGEFKLYRLPPNKLQNWDPDVLEVFRATFARYATGVEAYRPSLQAAPVLPRIVAGDARLLARVPDAYFDLMVTSPPYGDSRTTVAYGQFSRLSLEWLGVSSAEARSVDRRLLGGQPSVSPASDRKAEAPLSSATLQAQLTAISRQDERRAQEVATFYRDLAAAIRSVTQKLRPGALCGWVVANRTVKQVVLPTDVIIAELSRPLGYTVIDRITRNIPNKRMPRANSPSNVPGKTGATMTQEHVVILRFDGA; this is translated from the coding sequence ATGCCCCTATCCGGGGTATTTCCCATCGAGGACTGGGATTTTCGGACGGCCGACACCAAAGAAGGGACTCACGTCATCCATTCCTATCCGGCAATGATGATTCCCCAAGTTGCCCGTCGGTTGATTGAAAGATTGCGGCATCTCCATGGACAAGCGTCGACGTTGTTGGATCCCTTTTGCGGGGCGGGCACCGTGTTAGTCGAGGCGGCCCGCCAGGGGCTCGAGGCTTGGGGTAACGATTTAAATCCCTTGGCCTTGAAAATTGCTCAGGCGCGCACGACGCCGCTCGACGGTGACGCGTTGGCCGCGACCCGGGCGTTTTTTGACGCCGTATTAACCCCGCTCCAATTGGCGACATTTCAAGGACCGATCCCCGAGTTTCAAGGACGTGATTTTTGGTTTCAACCCAAGGTCAGTTACGCGTTAGCCTTCATTGCTCATCAAGTGGAAACCGGGGTGCCGGATGACGCGGTGCGCAATCTGGCCCGTATGGCTTTTAGCGAAACCGTCCGGTTAGTGTCGAATACCCGACGGGGCGAGTTTAAGCTCTATCGGTTGCCGCCGAATAAACTGCAAAACTGGGACCCCGACGTTTTAGAGGTTTTTCGCGCCACGTTCGCGCGTTATGCGACCGGCGTCGAAGCCTATCGCCCAAGCCTTCAAGCGGCGCCGGTGTTACCCCGGATTGTGGCGGGCGATGCCCGGCTTTTGGCGCGGGTGCCGGATGCCTATTTTGATCTGATGGTCACCTCGCCGCCCTATGGCGATTCGCGGACAACGGTGGCGTACGGTCAGTTTTCGCGGCTCTCGTTGGAATGGCTGGGCGTTTCGTCGGCGGAGGCCCGCAGTGTTGATCGGCGGCTTTTAGGGGGACAACCGTCCGTCTCGCCGGCTTCTGACCGGAAGGCGGAGGCGCCTTTGTCGTCCGCCACCCTCCAAGCGCAACTGACGGCCATTTCGCGGCAAGACGAGCGTCGAGCCCAAGAAGTGGCAACTTTTTATCGAGACTTGGCGGCGGCCATTCGGTCCGTCACGCAAAAGTTACGCCCGGGCGCACTATGTGGATGGGTGGTGGCGAACCGCACGGTCAAGCAGGTGGTATTACCCACCGATGTCATTATCGCGGAACTCTCCCGGCCGCTGGGCTATACCGTCATTGATCGTATCACCCGTAATATTCCCAACAAGCGGATGCCGCGGGCTAACAGCCCCTCCAATGTCCCGGGCAAGACCGGTGCCACCATGACCCAAGAACACGTGGTAATCTTGCGGTTCGATGGGGCCTAG
- a CDS encoding ATP-NAD/AcoX kinase (PFAM: ATP-NAD kinase~COGs: COG3199 conserved hypothetical protein~InterPro IPR002504~KEGG: sti:Sthe_3227 ATP-NAD/AcoX kinase~PFAM: ATP-NAD/AcoX kinase~SPTR: Acetoin catabolism protein AcoX), with protein sequence MPDATHTIGLIINPMAGRDIRRLVAQASLQSGPEKALVGKRILAGIAGVSGMRVMMPDDRQGFFSYLQSEMDRVLPIDLIPLGAGEDETTESWVHLLEEAGAEALIVVGGDGTQRNVAQAHPRIPVLPVAGGTNNVACYLGDQTAGGYAVAHYVAAGLDPADVAYREKVIHLTLDTGQADMALIDVALVRQRYTGALAVWNAEDVLGLVAAVADPIRPGLSNVASFVMPLRQQDDQAVWIRIGSPDTAEVVTAVLAPGLLGRFGVEGFQPLSLEDPLTLAMPEGGSLALDGERTIVVKPGQRLTIHVRRDGPYILDPSRILRAIGKDSRD encoded by the coding sequence ATGCCGGACGCAACTCACACCATAGGTCTCATTATTAATCCGATGGCCGGCCGAGATATTCGGCGGCTGGTGGCTCAAGCCTCTTTGCAATCCGGCCCGGAAAAAGCGTTGGTCGGCAAGCGAATTCTCGCCGGCATCGCCGGTGTGAGCGGGATGCGGGTAATGATGCCGGATGATCGGCAAGGGTTTTTTTCTTATTTGCAATCGGAAATGGACCGGGTGTTGCCCATCGATTTGATCCCGTTAGGGGCCGGCGAGGACGAGACAACCGAATCGTGGGTTCATCTTTTGGAAGAGGCCGGAGCCGAGGCATTAATCGTTGTGGGGGGCGACGGAACTCAACGGAACGTGGCACAGGCTCATCCCCGAATTCCCGTGTTGCCCGTGGCCGGCGGTACCAATAACGTGGCTTGCTATCTTGGCGATCAAACGGCCGGGGGTTACGCGGTCGCGCATTATGTCGCGGCGGGGTTGGATCCGGCGGATGTCGCGTATCGAGAAAAAGTGATTCATCTTACGTTAGATACCGGGCAAGCCGATATGGCGCTCATTGACGTGGCCTTGGTGCGTCAGCGCTATACCGGCGCATTGGCCGTCTGGAATGCGGAAGACGTATTGGGATTGGTTGCCGCCGTGGCGGATCCGATCCGTCCCGGATTGTCCAATGTCGCCAGTTTTGTCATGCCGTTACGGCAGCAAGACGATCAAGCGGTCTGGATCCGGATCGGTTCGCCGGATACGGCCGAGGTTGTCACCGCGGTATTGGCGCCGGGCTTATTAGGCCGATTTGGGGTGGAAGGTTTTCAGCCCTTATCCCTAGAAGACCCCTTAACGCTGGCCATGCCGGAGGGGGGCAGTTTGGCCTTGGACGGGGAACGCACGATTGTGGTGAAACCGGGGCAGAGGTTGACCATTCATGTGCGACGGGACGGGCCCTATATTCTCGATCCGTCCCGGATCTTGCGGGCTATCGGCAAGGATTCCCGCGACTGA
- a CDS encoding glycosyl hydrolase family 1 (PFAM: Glycosyl hydrolase family 1~COGs: COG2723 Beta-glucosidase/6-phospho-beta-glucosidase/beta- galactosidase~InterPro IPR001360~KEGG: dth:DICTH_0359 beta-glucosidase A~PFAM: Glycoside hydrolase, family 1~PRIAM: Beta-glucosidase~SPTR: Beta-glucosidase A), whose amino-acid sequence MSPSWPSYWPPFLWGVATSSHQIEGDNQNDWTLWEEQGRVPEPSGKATNHWQHWPDDFALLSEIGVNAYRFSIEWSRIQPAPDRFDSAAIRQYRNMIAFLRQNHIVPVLTLHHFTLPLWVSRQQGVQNPRFAEWFRRYTDVVMNELGDLVDLYVTINEPMVLVVMGYLIRRWPPGKTGFRRALGVIDHLVEAHHDAYAVIKKARPNAWVGLAHHVIDFQPFNPRNPLDRMDARLLRYLMNRRVIRLVGTQQDFLGMNYYTRQYARWYRGLHPLTTRGGQLLTDMGWEIQPEGLETVVHDIPLTDRPVLITENGIATEDDALRQQYLRRHLTIVANLQQQGFAIRGYFYWSFLDNFEWAEGYRPRFGLVGIDYQTEERQIRPSAHWYRRVIEANRSRYPISVPEE is encoded by the coding sequence ATGAGCCCGTCATGGCCGTCCTACTGGCCCCCTTTCTTATGGGGCGTGGCCACATCCAGCCACCAAATCGAGGGGGATAATCAGAACGACTGGACCCTATGGGAAGAACAAGGCCGCGTTCCCGAGCCGAGCGGAAAGGCCACCAACCATTGGCAACATTGGCCGGACGACTTTGCGCTGCTGAGTGAAATCGGCGTAAACGCCTACCGCTTCTCCATCGAGTGGAGTCGCATTCAACCCGCCCCGGATCGCTTTGACTCCGCCGCTATTCGGCAATACCGGAACATGATTGCCTTCTTGCGGCAAAATCATATCGTCCCCGTCCTGACGCTGCACCACTTTACCCTACCGTTATGGGTGTCTCGTCAACAAGGGGTGCAAAATCCCCGGTTTGCCGAGTGGTTTCGCCGGTACACGGATGTGGTGATGAATGAACTGGGCGACTTGGTGGATTTATACGTCACCATTAACGAACCGATGGTGCTGGTGGTCATGGGCTACCTAATTCGCCGATGGCCGCCCGGTAAAACCGGATTTCGCCGAGCCCTAGGGGTCATCGACCACTTGGTGGAAGCCCACCATGACGCATACGCCGTCATCAAAAAAGCCCGTCCGAACGCCTGGGTCGGGTTGGCCCATCATGTGATCGATTTTCAACCGTTTAATCCCCGAAACCCGCTCGATCGCATGGACGCCCGTCTACTCCGGTATCTGATGAACCGTCGGGTCATCCGCCTGGTGGGAACACAACAGGACTTTTTGGGTATGAATTATTACACCCGCCAATATGCGCGCTGGTATCGGGGGTTGCATCCTCTCACCACGCGGGGTGGGCAGCTTTTAACCGATATGGGTTGGGAAATCCAACCGGAGGGATTGGAGACGGTTGTCCACGATATCCCCTTGACCGATAGACCCGTCCTGATTACGGAAAACGGCATCGCAACCGAAGACGACGCCCTTCGGCAGCAATATCTCCGACGCCATCTGACGATCGTTGCCAACCTTCAACAACAAGGCTTTGCCATTCGTGGATATTTTTACTGGTCTTTTCTGGATAATTTCGAATGGGCGGAAGGCTACCGCCCCCGGTTTGGATTGGTCGGCATTGATTATCAGACGGAAGAACGCCAAATCCGGCCTAGTGCCCACTGGTATCGGCGAGTGATAGAAGCCAATCGTTCCCGTTATCCTATTAGCGTACCTGAAGAATAG
- a CDS encoding Taurine-transporting ATPase (PFAM: ABC transporter~COGs: COG1116 ABC-type nitrate/sulfonate/bicarbonate transport system ATPase component~InterPro IPR003593:IPR003439~KEGG: bbr:BB1147 ABC transporter ATP-binding protein~PFAM: ABC transporter-like~PRIAM: Taurine-transporting ATPase~SMART: ATPase, AAA+ type, core~SPTR: Probable ATP-binding component of ABC transporter) codes for MIEVRDVDKSFGDPPLWALQGIRLTVQDGEFVTVVGPSGCGKTTLLNLIAGFEFPSAGQLLVNGAPIERPGPDRVVVFQQPTLLPWLTVADNLGFGLRAREGRRFDPAPVDAMVEAMGLQGFERHYPHQLSGGMQQRVAIGRALLLRPAILLMDEPFGALDAETRQEMQRFLLNLWRTDHPTVLFVTHDVDEALLLGDQVVVLSARPGTIVRRISVPFNRPRKWDLVMSREFIELKKQVLKLLRGAPADSWIGEATQGGDNGR; via the coding sequence ATGATTGAAGTCCGTGATGTCGATAAAAGCTTTGGCGATCCCCCACTCTGGGCGTTACAAGGGATTCGTCTGACCGTGCAGGACGGGGAATTTGTCACGGTCGTCGGGCCGAGCGGTTGCGGAAAGACGACGTTACTGAATTTAATTGCGGGATTTGAATTCCCCTCGGCAGGGCAGTTGTTGGTAAATGGAGCGCCCATCGAACGGCCGGGGCCTGATCGGGTGGTGGTGTTTCAACAACCGACGTTATTGCCTTGGCTGACGGTCGCGGATAATTTGGGATTTGGGCTGCGGGCGCGCGAAGGCCGACGGTTTGACCCGGCTCCGGTCGACGCCATGGTAGAGGCCATGGGCCTTCAGGGATTTGAACGGCACTATCCTCATCAATTGTCGGGTGGCATGCAACAACGGGTCGCCATTGGTCGGGCGTTATTGTTACGCCCGGCCATTTTATTAATGGACGAACCTTTTGGGGCGTTGGATGCCGAAACGCGGCAGGAGATGCAGCGGTTTTTATTAAATTTATGGCGTACCGACCACCCGACCGTGTTATTTGTCACGCATGACGTGGACGAAGCGCTGTTATTGGGAGACCAGGTGGTTGTCCTGTCGGCCCGTCCGGGCACGATTGTCCGGCGGATTTCGGTGCCTTTTAATCGCCCGCGCAAATGGGATTTGGTGATGTCGCGGGAGTTTATCGAATTAAAAAAGCAGGTATTAAAACTATTACGCGGGGCTCCCGCCGATTCCTGGATTGGCGAAGCGACTCAAGGGGGCGATAATGGGAGGTAG
- a CDS encoding hypothetical protein (PFAM: Diacylglycerol kinase catalytic domain~TIGRFAM: lipid kinase, YegS/Rv2252/BmrU family~COGs: COG1597 Sphingosine kinase~InterPro IPR005218:IPR001206~KEGG: toc:Toce_2266 diacylglycerol kinase catalytic region~PFAM: Diacylglycerol kinase, catalytic region~SMART: Diacylglycerol kinase, catalytic region~SPTR: Diacylglycerol kinase catalytic region;~TIGRFAM: Conserved hypothetical protein CHP00147), whose product MAARIIFNPTAGNGKARQLMESIQGLLPDDVEVVTTQYPGHAVELAREVAENEEMTVISLGGDGTHHEVINGLMPTAKATFAVLPAGTGNDFVRMLGYPTNPAEMLQIALMGPTRRLDVGRVNDQYFLTVSGVGFDAEVAGWVNRHEKHGNGTWVFLRAILKHLAQYRSQPVTVTVDGASREHMTFLIAVGNSRYYAGGMLMCPEAGLDNGLFHVIWVRQLSRLAVLPLLARVFRGSHVKHPAVETFLAAELTVTGPQHLLVHADGEIIGHLPATFSIVPEAIRVRVGRPV is encoded by the coding sequence ATGGCGGCCCGCATTATTTTTAATCCTACCGCCGGTAACGGTAAGGCACGACAACTGATGGAGAGCATTCAAGGGCTGTTACCGGACGATGTGGAAGTCGTCACCACCCAGTATCCTGGCCATGCCGTCGAACTGGCCCGAGAAGTCGCCGAAAACGAAGAGATGACGGTCATTTCATTGGGGGGGGACGGTACCCATCATGAAGTGATTAATGGCCTGATGCCCACGGCGAAAGCGACCTTTGCCGTCTTACCCGCCGGTACCGGCAACGATTTTGTCCGGATGTTGGGATATCCGACCAATCCGGCGGAAATGCTGCAAATTGCCCTAATGGGCCCAACCCGTCGTTTAGATGTTGGTCGTGTAAATGACCAATATTTCCTCACGGTTTCCGGCGTGGGCTTCGATGCCGAAGTCGCCGGATGGGTAAACCGGCACGAAAAACACGGCAATGGCACCTGGGTGTTTTTGCGCGCCATCTTAAAGCATCTGGCGCAATACCGATCGCAACCGGTAACGGTGACCGTTGACGGTGCAAGCCGCGAGCATATGACGTTTTTAATTGCCGTAGGTAATAGCCGGTATTATGCAGGAGGGATGTTAATGTGCCCGGAAGCGGGCCTGGACAATGGCCTCTTTCATGTGATTTGGGTCCGTCAGCTGTCCCGTTTAGCCGTATTGCCCCTATTGGCCCGAGTTTTCCGGGGCAGCCACGTCAAACACCCGGCGGTTGAAACGTTTCTCGCCGCCGAGTTGACCGTGACCGGTCCGCAACATCTTCTCGTGCATGCGGACGGCGAAATCATCGGGCATTTGCCGGCTACGTTTTCCATCGTCCCGGAAGCCATCCGGGTGCGGGTGGGACGCCCCGTATGA
- a CDS encoding Endonuclease IV (PFAM: Xylose isomerase-like TIM barrel~TIGRFAM: apurinic endonuclease (APN1)~COGs: COG0648 Endonuclease IV~HAMAP: Endodeoxyribonuclease IV~InterPro IPR001719:IPR012307~KEGG: sth:STH459 putative endonuclease IV~PFAM: Xylose isomerase, TIM barrel domain~PRIAM: Deoxyribonuclease IV (phage-T(4)-induced)~SMART: Endodeoxyribonuclease IV~SPTR: Probable endonuclease 4;~TIGRFAM: Endodeoxyribonuclease IV): MRIGCHLSVAKGFAEAVKTAPKLGANAFQYFTKNPRGFRGAKPLNVVDAENGRRLLKELDLVAIGHAPYLINLASPDDELYHLSIQALIQDLAIAEARGTYGVVVHCGKPKDQGVEYGIKRMQQAIQTVLTESSATGVLLLIENTAGQGSEIGTSVDELLALVEPFPAERVGFCLDTQHAFAAGALTREDPGGFAGFSTPEYLSRLHAIHLNDSKVPFNGHKDRHELIGQGFLGEEAIRQILTDPRLQEIPFYLETPVEHEKDYADEIRVCRALCEQ; the protein is encoded by the coding sequence ATGCGCATTGGATGCCATTTAAGTGTGGCCAAAGGGTTCGCCGAAGCGGTTAAAACGGCGCCCAAACTGGGCGCTAACGCGTTTCAGTATTTCACCAAAAACCCTCGCGGATTTCGGGGAGCGAAACCCCTCAATGTCGTCGATGCCGAAAACGGCCGTCGTTTGCTCAAGGAACTGGATTTGGTCGCCATCGGTCATGCCCCGTATTTAATCAATTTGGCATCCCCCGACGACGAGCTCTACCACTTATCCATTCAAGCCTTAATTCAGGACTTGGCCATCGCGGAAGCTCGCGGCACCTATGGGGTGGTGGTGCATTGTGGCAAACCAAAGGATCAAGGCGTCGAGTACGGCATTAAGCGGATGCAACAGGCCATCCAAACCGTACTGACCGAATCGTCGGCAACAGGCGTTCTCCTGTTGATTGAAAACACCGCGGGGCAAGGCTCTGAGATTGGTACCAGTGTGGACGAGCTTTTAGCCTTGGTGGAACCGTTCCCGGCAGAACGGGTCGGTTTTTGCCTCGACACCCAGCACGCCTTTGCCGCCGGAGCGTTAACCCGCGAAGACCCCGGGGGATTTGCCGGTTTTTCGACCCCGGAGTATCTTTCCCGTCTGCATGCGATTCACCTCAATGACAGTAAAGTGCCGTTTAACGGTCACAAAGATCGGCACGAACTCATTGGCCAGGGATTTTTGGGCGAAGAGGCGATACGCCAAATTCTTACCGATCCGCGGCTTCAAGAGATTCCCTTTTATCTGGAAACGCCCGTCGAGCATGAAAAAGATTATGCAGACGAAATTCGCGTGTGTCGGGCGCTCTGTGAGCAATAA
- a CDS encoding ABC-type glycine betaine transport, periplasmic subunit (PFAM: NMT1/THI5 like~TIGRFAM: taurine ABC transporter, periplasmic binding protein~COGs: COG4521 ABC-type taurine transport system periplasmic component~InterPro IPR007210~KEGG: bph:Bphy_6202 NMT1/THI5-like domain-containing protein~PFAM: ABC-type glycine betaine transport system, substrate-binding region~SPTR: NMT1/THI5 like domain protein): MTKRVVKGLGIGLALAVLSGCGTAAHPTSASAPITIGYENAPDPEAVAIAQHFFQKEMGPVKLEYFESGPAALTALASGKLDFMTTLGNPPTAAAIARGVPLEVIWAMERYTTGEGLVVRKSSHITSLKGLEGQSVALVKGSTSPFELETALTLDHIPLTSVNEVNMSPTEMVAAWKTGQINAAYVWVPFDTEMAADGGQMLMYDQNVYRTAPIFNLAVVNSHWAQTHRKAVEGFIRAESLGVQFFRQHPTQAYQDMAEVNGITASQARAQAAGLSFTTLAQQLTPSRLGSGNGVADSLVTRSLTSAAAWLYRTGQIASLPHNMAQYVNPGYCAQVLKGTAGS, encoded by the coding sequence ATGACCAAACGGGTGGTCAAGGGCCTCGGAATCGGGCTGGCTTTAGCGGTGTTGAGTGGTTGCGGAACGGCGGCACATCCGACGAGTGCGTCCGCTCCCATTACCATCGGCTATGAAAATGCTCCGGATCCGGAGGCTGTGGCGATTGCCCAACATTTCTTTCAAAAAGAGATGGGGCCGGTGAAATTGGAGTACTTTGAATCGGGGCCGGCCGCATTAACCGCATTGGCGTCCGGTAAATTAGACTTCATGACCACCCTCGGCAATCCGCCGACCGCCGCCGCCATTGCCCGCGGCGTGCCGTTGGAGGTGATTTGGGCCATGGAGCGATATACGACGGGAGAAGGCCTGGTCGTGCGGAAATCAAGCCACATTACGTCGTTAAAAGGCTTGGAAGGGCAGAGTGTGGCCTTGGTCAAAGGTTCTACCTCACCTTTTGAACTAGAAACCGCGTTAACGCTAGACCATATTCCGCTGACCTCAGTCAACGAGGTCAACATGTCGCCTACCGAAATGGTTGCGGCTTGGAAAACCGGGCAAATCAACGCGGCCTACGTCTGGGTACCGTTTGATACGGAAATGGCTGCCGATGGAGGCCAAATGTTGATGTACGATCAAAATGTCTATCGGACGGCGCCCATTTTTAATTTGGCCGTCGTGAATTCGCATTGGGCTCAAACCCACCGGAAAGCGGTGGAAGGCTTTATCCGGGCGGAAAGCTTGGGCGTACAATTCTTCCGGCAACATCCGACCCAAGCCTATCAGGATATGGCGGAGGTTAACGGGATTACGGCCAGTCAAGCGCGAGCCCAAGCCGCCGGCCTCAGTTTTACCACTTTAGCTCAACAGTTGACCCCTAGCCGTTTGGGATCGGGCAATGGCGTCGCCGACTCGTTGGTGACCCGCTCTTTGACATCGGCTGCCGCCTGGTTATACCGGACGGGTCAAATTGCGAGTTTACCCCACAATATGGCGCAATATGTCAATCCAGGGTATTGTGCCCAAGTGTTGAAAGGAACCGCGGGATCATGA
- a CDS encoding ABC-type transporter, integral membrane subunit (PFAM: Binding-protein-dependent transport system inner membrane component~COGs: COG0600 ABC-type nitrate/sulfonate/bicarbonate transport system permease component~InterPro IPR000515~KEGG: bph:Bphy_6203 binding-protein-dependent transport systems inner membrane component~PFAM: Binding-protein-dependent transport systems inner membrane component~SPTR: Binding-protein-dependent transport systems inner membrane component): MGILNRPTSRRSVISRDTPVSWAVAVAGILLWQVVASLHWFPSVALPSPLRVAHDIWATTVYGYSGHTLPEDIAASLGRITVGFLAAVAVGVPVGFLMATYRGVFLAIDPWLQFFRPVPPLAYIPVLVIWFGIGELSKVLLIFFCTLPILILSTMGGVRAIPETRLRLAAVFGLTPWQRFFGIVLPSVLPDIFTGMRVGIGIAWTCLVAAEMIAAQSGLGAMIEIAGGELRTGVVFVGIVFIGLIGYAMEVVLRTIERRVVFWTGKG; encoded by the coding sequence GTGGGGATTCTGAACCGGCCTACCTCTCGGCGGTCGGTCATATCACGGGATACACCGGTTTCTTGGGCCGTGGCCGTCGCCGGGATTCTTTTGTGGCAGGTTGTGGCTTCGCTGCACTGGTTCCCCTCGGTGGCCTTACCCTCGCCCTTGAGGGTGGCCCACGATATCTGGGCGACGACCGTATACGGATATAGCGGGCATACCTTGCCGGAGGATATCGCCGCGAGTCTGGGGCGGATTACTGTGGGGTTCCTGGCGGCCGTGGCCGTCGGGGTGCCCGTGGGATTTTTAATGGCGACCTATCGCGGGGTTTTTCTGGCGATTGATCCCTGGTTGCAATTTTTTCGCCCGGTGCCGCCGTTGGCCTATATCCCCGTCTTGGTGATTTGGTTTGGGATTGGCGAGCTGTCCAAAGTTCTTTTGATTTTTTTCTGTACGCTGCCCATTCTCATTTTAAGCACCATGGGCGGTGTGCGTGCGATTCCCGAAACACGGTTGCGGTTGGCGGCCGTATTCGGCTTAACCCCTTGGCAACGGTTCTTTGGCATTGTTTTACCGTCGGTCCTGCCGGATATTTTTACCGGCATGCGGGTCGGGATCGGCATTGCCTGGACGTGTTTGGTGGCCGCCGAGATGATCGCGGCGCAATCCGGATTAGGCGCCATGATCGAAATTGCCGGGGGCGAGCTTCGGACCGGTGTGGTCTTTGTCGGGATCGTCTTCATCGGACTCATCGGGTATGCCATGGAAGTGGTGTTGCGGACTATTGAACGACGTGTGGTGTTTTGGACCGGCAAAGGCTAG